In Deinococcus sp. KNUC1210, a single genomic region encodes these proteins:
- a CDS encoding transposase, protein MTLLPKWFAGVLNGFAPLFSARIWPQAQLLVVGALLFPGKRTVTAALRVLGLADDSRFGKYHRPLNRAHWSSFQGSRVLLSLLLTAFVPSGPLILGLDDTIERRTERRSAPKGSTVTRSDPVTDTL, encoded by the coding sequence ATGACACTGCTTCCGAAGTGGTTCGCTGGGGTCCTAAACGGATTTGCCCCACTGTTTTCGGCACGAATCTGGCCGCAGGCCCAATTGCTGGTGGTCGGGGCACTCTTGTTTCCTGGAAAAAGGACCGTGACGGCTGCCTTGCGCGTCCTTGGATTGGCAGACGACTCAAGGTTCGGCAAATACCACCGCCCCTTGAATCGGGCGCACTGGTCGAGTTTTCAGGGCAGTCGGGTGCTCCTCAGTCTGCTCTTGACCGCCTTTGTCCCCTCTGGTCCATTGATTCTTGGTTTGGATGACACCATAGAACGCCGCACTGAGCGAAGATCAGCGCCAAAGGGATCTACCGTGACCCGGTCAGATCCAGTCACGGACACTTTGTGA
- a CDS encoding glycosyltransferase yields the protein MHLVLVTAYPPSQGTLNEYGFHLARVLESKPEITRLTILADVLPTPSNDPAHVKRVWRFNDPRNTLHLQRALREAKPDAVLFNLQFASFGDRKAAAALGLLAPVLSRLRGVPTITLLHNIFETVDLEKAGFGSNRLVNTVTRLAGGVFTRVLLGSNLVALTMPRYVETLREKYHARNVFLAPHGAFQEPEPPVPLPATRTVMTFGKFGTYKRVEVLIEAHKLLLELDPQVRLVIAGSDSPNAKGYLEEMRQRYSSVPNVTYTGYVSEEDVPRIFAECSAVAFPYNSTTGSSGVLHQAGEYARAAVMPRIGDLADLIEQEGYRAEYFEPDDAASLAAALWRVIERPEDARELGLANYLAASGLPLSDIADWYLLHFQRLHSLKEPHEYRQNPA from the coding sequence ATGCATCTCGTCCTCGTGACCGCGTACCCGCCCAGCCAGGGCACCCTGAACGAATACGGCTTTCATCTGGCCCGCGTGCTTGAAAGCAAACCGGAGATCACCCGGCTTACCATCCTGGCCGACGTGCTGCCCACGCCTTCGAACGACCCGGCGCATGTCAAGCGGGTCTGGCGCTTCAATGATCCGCGCAACACCCTGCACCTCCAGCGGGCGCTGCGCGAGGCCAAGCCCGACGCGGTGCTCTTCAACCTGCAGTTCGCCTCGTTCGGAGACCGCAAAGCCGCCGCCGCGCTGGGTCTGCTGGCCCCGGTACTGTCGCGGCTGCGCGGCGTTCCGACCATTACGCTGCTGCACAACATCTTCGAAACGGTGGACCTGGAAAAGGCCGGATTCGGCTCGAACAGACTCGTCAACACCGTGACCCGGCTGGCCGGAGGCGTCTTCACACGGGTGCTGCTGGGCAGCAATCTGGTGGCGCTGACCATGCCGCGCTACGTGGAAACCCTGCGCGAGAAGTACCACGCCAGAAACGTCTTTCTGGCCCCGCACGGCGCATTTCAGGAACCCGAGCCGCCCGTGCCGCTGCCCGCCACACGAACCGTGATGACCTTCGGCAAATTCGGTACCTACAAGCGCGTCGAGGTGCTGATCGAGGCGCACAAGCTGCTGCTGGAGCTTGATCCGCAGGTGCGGCTGGTCATCGCGGGCAGCGACTCGCCCAACGCCAAAGGCTATCTGGAAGAAATGCGCCAGCGGTACAGCAGCGTGCCCAACGTGACCTATACCGGCTACGTCTCCGAAGAGGACGTGCCGCGCATTTTTGCCGAGTGTTCAGCGGTCGCCTTTCCGTACAACAGCACCACCGGATCGAGCGGCGTGCTGCATCAGGCCGGAGAATACGCCCGCGCCGCCGTCATGCCGCGCATCGGGGATCTGGCCGACCTGATCGAGCAGGAGGGCTACCGCGCCGAATACTTCGAACCGGACGACGCTGCCAGCCTCGCCGCCGCGCTGTGGCGGGTGATCGAGCGTCCGGAAGACGCCCGCGAACTGGGCCTCGCCAATTATCTGGCTGCCAGTGGCCTGCCGCTCTCCGACATCGCCGACTGGTACCTGCTGCATTTCCAGCGTCTGCATTCACTGAAGGAGCCGCATGAATATCGTCAAAACCCAGCGTGA
- a CDS encoding PP2C family protein-serine/threonine phosphatase, translating into MNDTLQALESTVAALADSYDQLVFLQHAVNRAVNATGLPDLLSLLHDAQALMEAGGSAMHVAGTWVGEVPDWLAAQQRPSFRAFEVAVSSDCAPAAFLGVPFGTDALEGGWLAFWDKAGAFSAGDARLAENLAALIASTLSALRTRQQQLQQELEEHDRQLATRIWRNLVSERLPAPAHYEVAVLSQPAAQVGGDFQFALGNWIMVGDVSGKGIGAALFTGMFVSSLRLAVLQEDVGAAIAVAVHAQLEAAEMLATLAVIHVQDDGSFRYLNMGHPPLLIRRADGSTELLKATAPPLGTFALPQYPMTLGRLAPGDLLCLYSDGVSEAQRTGPGGTLELFEVQGVEQTLMGAASPDHGLELLSQALQTWEIQDDLTVVLVQYRPEPLHRPAVPSASLAHPSPRFPR; encoded by the coding sequence ATGAACGACACCCTTCAGGCGCTGGAATCCACGGTGGCCGCCCTGGCAGACAGCTACGACCAGCTGGTTTTTTTGCAGCACGCCGTGAACCGTGCGGTCAACGCCACGGGACTGCCCGATCTGCTCTCGCTGCTGCACGACGCCCAGGCGCTGATGGAGGCGGGCGGCAGCGCCATGCATGTCGCCGGAACCTGGGTCGGAGAGGTGCCGGACTGGCTGGCGGCCCAGCAGAGGCCCAGCTTCCGTGCCTTCGAGGTGGCCGTGTCCAGCGACTGCGCCCCGGCCGCGTTTCTGGGTGTGCCTTTCGGCACAGACGCCCTGGAAGGAGGCTGGCTGGCCTTCTGGGACAAAGCCGGAGCCTTCAGCGCCGGAGACGCACGCCTGGCCGAAAATCTGGCCGCACTGATCGCCTCGACCCTGAGCGCCTTGCGCACGCGCCAGCAACAGCTTCAGCAGGAACTGGAGGAACACGACCGACAGCTGGCCACCCGAATCTGGCGAAATCTGGTATCAGAGCGGCTGCCTGCCCCGGCGCACTACGAAGTGGCGGTCCTCTCGCAACCCGCCGCGCAGGTGGGCGGCGATTTTCAGTTCGCGCTGGGAAACTGGATCATGGTGGGCGACGTGAGCGGCAAGGGCATCGGAGCCGCGCTGTTTACCGGGATGTTCGTCAGCAGTCTGCGGCTCGCGGTGCTTCAGGAAGACGTGGGAGCCGCCATCGCGGTTGCTGTTCATGCACAGCTGGAAGCCGCCGAGATGCTTGCCACGCTGGCCGTCATCCACGTTCAGGACGACGGCAGCTTCCGGTATCTGAATATGGGCCATCCGCCGCTGCTGATCCGCCGCGCCGACGGCAGCACCGAACTGCTGAAGGCCACCGCGCCCCCGCTGGGCACCTTCGCCCTGCCGCAGTACCCGATGACCCTGGGGCGGCTGGCTCCGGGCGATCTGCTGTGTCTGTACTCGGACGGCGTGAGCGAGGCCCAGCGCACCGGCCCCGGCGGAACGCTGGAACTGTTCGAGGTGCAGGGCGTCGAGCAGACGCTCATGGGCGCGGCCAGCCCGGATCATGGCCTGGAACTGCTGTCTCAGGCGCTTCAGACGTGGGAGATTCAGGACGACCTGACGGTGGTGCTGGTACAGTACCGGCCAGAACCCCTGCACAGGCCCGCCGTTCCGTCCGCTTCGTTGGCGCACCCGTCTCCTCGTTTTCCCAGGTGA
- a CDS encoding cation:proton antiporter produces MGPLLLSLAAVLGSALLGGLLARAARQPAVIGEMIAVIALGPALLGRLAPAAETALFPEASRPVLATLAQFGVTTFMFIVGLEVHVQPSRSTRALGVTLGSLVLPLLLGMVAAWVLPAARGPATLWASVLFVGAALSVTAVPVLALILQDRGLARTPEASTALSAAASSDVLAWSLLAVIAVNTPGPSVAQRLAALLGLAGWTLLMRTVLTQLERRDLLRRAAPPLLIGASLVAVFVSAAASDAAGLHTIIGPLLLGAAMPRQSGLHALLNGTLGQVVRAALLPFFYLTAGLALDVSTFAPLQVTLTLLLAAVVGKVGGVLLGARLTGAAWYEAWRLGILLNTRGLTELVFLTTGLQLGVIQAPLYTSLVFITLLTTVATAPLLDLMKRRYEVLRNVG; encoded by the coding sequence ATGGGACCGCTGCTGCTGAGCCTCGCCGCCGTCCTGGGCAGCGCTCTGCTCGGTGGTCTGCTCGCCCGTGCCGCCCGGCAGCCCGCCGTCATCGGAGAGATGATCGCCGTCATCGCGCTCGGCCCGGCCCTGCTCGGGCGGCTCGCCCCCGCCGCCGAAACCGCGCTCTTCCCGGAGGCGAGTCGCCCAGTGTTGGCGACGCTCGCCCAGTTCGGGGTCACGACCTTCATGTTCATTGTCGGTCTGGAAGTGCACGTTCAGCCGTCGCGCAGCACACGCGCCCTGGGAGTCACGCTGGGCTCGCTGGTGCTGCCGCTCCTGCTCGGAATGGTGGCGGCCTGGGTGCTTCCGGCGGCGCGGGGACCGGCGACCCTGTGGGCCTCGGTGCTGTTCGTCGGCGCGGCGCTCTCGGTGACAGCCGTGCCGGTGCTGGCGCTGATCCTGCAGGACCGTGGCCTGGCCCGGACACCGGAGGCCAGCACCGCTCTCTCGGCAGCCGCGAGCAGCGACGTGCTGGCCTGGAGCCTGCTGGCCGTGATTGCTGTGAATACGCCGGGGCCATCGGTGGCGCAGCGGCTCGCGGCCCTGCTGGGGCTGGCTGGCTGGACGCTGCTGATGCGAACGGTTCTGACGCAGCTGGAACGCCGTGATCTGCTCCGCCGGGCGGCCCCTCCCCTGCTGATCGGCGCCAGTCTGGTGGCGGTCTTCGTCAGCGCTGCGGCGAGCGACGCTGCCGGACTGCACACCATCATCGGGCCACTGCTGCTGGGAGCGGCCATGCCCCGTCAGAGCGGCCTGCACGCCCTGCTGAACGGCACACTCGGGCAGGTCGTCCGTGCAGCGCTCCTGCCGTTCTTCTATCTGACAGCGGGTCTGGCGCTCGACGTTTCCACCTTCGCCCCGTTGCAGGTCACGCTGACGCTGCTGCTGGCCGCCGTCGTCGGCAAGGTCGGCGGCGTCCTGCTCGGCGCACGCCTGACCGGAGCAGCGTGGTACGAGGCGTGGCGACTGGGCATTCTGCTCAATACCCGTGGCCTGACCGAACTGGTCTTCCTGACCACCGGGCTGCAACTGGGCGTTATTCAGGCCCCGCTGTACACCTCGCTCGTCTTCATCACGCTCCTGACAACGGTGGCGACTGCACCGCTGCTGGATCTGATGAAACGCCGCTACGAGGTCCTGCGAAACGTCGGCTGA
- a CDS encoding oligosaccharide flippase family protein — translation MNSVAKRALGGSGILLLAVMLVNVLNYGYALILGRTLGPAAYGAYASFVALFLILSLWPLTLQQVAARFAATGSSVRGLLVPLAWKSGTALGLLLLLLAVPLSRVLMLPAPWLIGLAVLMPLFGLTGVLRGEAQGEARFLPFGTNLVIEHLGKIVLTPLALLLTPGAAGAVLATLAAFPLTALHLRRTDAARPVTPAERLTALKFARPAFANLAAQALIMNSDVLLVRAFLPSREAGLYAAVSIIGRVVFYGAWAVSTALFPLVAARRSGHAGQLLWLSLGLTGAVSGGVTLVCALAPTLIVNLLFGAAYLPGAYILAPYALITTLYALSNAVINHSLALDRSRNAYLIAVIAALQVTLMLLHHATVQAILLDQLIGQSLLLLISLLMLRTPQPVSPEESYVLH, via the coding sequence ATGAATTCTGTCGCGAAGCGTGCGCTGGGGGGAAGTGGCATCCTGCTGCTGGCCGTCATGCTCGTGAATGTCCTGAACTACGGCTACGCCCTGATCCTGGGGCGCACCCTGGGGCCAGCCGCTTACGGGGCTTACGCCTCATTCGTGGCGCTCTTCCTGATCCTGAGCCTCTGGCCCCTGACACTGCAACAGGTGGCGGCCCGCTTTGCTGCGACTGGCAGCAGCGTGCGGGGACTGCTCGTTCCCCTGGCCTGGAAAAGCGGCACCGCACTGGGTCTGCTGCTGCTGCTGCTCGCCGTCCCACTGTCCAGGGTGCTGATGCTGCCAGCGCCCTGGCTGATCGGTCTGGCGGTGCTGATGCCGCTGTTCGGGCTGACCGGTGTGCTGCGCGGAGAGGCCCAGGGAGAGGCCCGCTTTCTGCCGTTCGGCACGAATCTGGTGATCGAACATCTGGGCAAGATCGTGCTGACGCCACTGGCTCTGCTGCTGACGCCCGGCGCAGCCGGAGCCGTGCTGGCAACGCTGGCAGCCTTCCCACTCACCGCGCTGCATCTGCGCCGCACGGATGCAGCCCGCCCCGTCACGCCCGCAGAGCGCCTCACGGCCCTGAAGTTTGCACGTCCAGCCTTCGCCAATCTGGCGGCACAGGCTCTGATCATGAACAGTGACGTGCTGCTGGTCCGCGCCTTTCTACCCAGCCGGGAAGCGGGTCTGTACGCCGCCGTTTCGATCATCGGACGGGTGGTGTTCTACGGCGCATGGGCTGTCAGCACCGCTCTTTTTCCGCTGGTCGCGGCCCGCAGATCGGGGCATGCCGGGCAGCTGCTGTGGCTCTCACTGGGTCTGACGGGTGCTGTCAGCGGCGGCGTCACGTTGGTCTGCGCCCTCGCGCCCACTCTGATCGTCAATCTGCTGTTCGGAGCGGCCTATCTGCCGGGCGCGTACATCCTGGCGCCGTATGCCCTGATCACCACGCTCTACGCGCTTTCGAACGCCGTCATCAATCACTCGCTGGCCCTCGACCGCAGCCGCAACGCGTACCTGATCGCGGTGATCGCGGCCCTTCAGGTCACGCTGATGCTCCTTCACCACGCCACCGTCCAGGCGATTTTGCTCGATCAGCTGATCGGTCAGAGTCTGCTGCTGCTCATCAGCCTGCTCATGCTCCGCACGCCACAGCCCGTCTCCCCGGAGGAATCCTATGTCCTACACTGA
- a CDS encoding STAS domain-containing protein, with the protein MNIVKTQRDHLLVCRLEGRFDAHQVPRLKSELEPVREPLHLDFSGVTFIDSSGLAALVSLYKKAREAGVGFEISGIQDAVRLILELTGLDTILPTGAAPVLAPGSGRSVSDRS; encoded by the coding sequence ATGAATATCGTCAAAACCCAGCGTGACCACCTGCTCGTCTGCCGCCTGGAAGGTCGTTTCGACGCGCATCAGGTGCCCAGGCTGAAAAGCGAACTCGAACCGGTTCGGGAGCCGCTGCACCTCGATTTCTCGGGCGTGACGTTCATCGATTCCTCCGGACTGGCCGCGCTCGTCAGCCTGTACAAGAAAGCGCGTGAAGCCGGCGTGGGATTCGAGATCAGCGGGATTCAGGACGCCGTGCGCCTGATTCTGGAACTGACCGGACTGGATACGATCCTGCCGACAGGAGCGGCTCCGGTCCTCGCTCCGGGCTCCGGGCGGTCAGTGTCCGACCGGTCATGA
- a CDS encoding STAS domain-containing protein — translation MISSSRLDSTTVHITVTGRLALENTQELKQLLQDVGEEGAGEGAKYILMSMDELEFMDSSGLSALVSGLKTARKAGGDLFLIAPSAAVNQLLELTLLNQVIPIVPTLEAARQRRA, via the coding sequence ATGATTTCAAGCAGCCGACTGGACAGCACCACCGTACACATCACCGTGACTGGTCGCCTGGCCCTGGAAAATACTCAGGAACTGAAACAGCTTTTGCAGGACGTGGGCGAAGAGGGCGCAGGCGAGGGAGCAAAATATATCCTGATGTCGATGGATGAGCTGGAATTTATGGATTCCTCCGGCCTGTCGGCGCTGGTGTCGGGGCTGAAGACTGCCAGGAAAGCGGGCGGTGACCTGTTCCTGATCGCGCCGAGCGCCGCTGTCAATCAGCTGCTGGAACTGACGCTGCTCAATCAGGTGATCCCCATTGTTCCGACGCTTGAGGCCGCCCGTCAGCGCCGTGCCTGA
- a CDS encoding dolichyl-phosphate beta-glucosyltransferase, translating to MSYTDFQIWRQTPAPTVELSIVIPTYNESERILPTLGAIAVAVAGMGISWELIVSDDGSRDGTADLVEHLGWENLRVIRHQNTGKGGAVWRGVTAARAPRVLFADADNSTPIEELPRLLAKLDAGFDVAVGSRAAAGASVENKNMLRKLLSSGLQLSTRVLSGVTVQDTQCGFKLFGARAVKELFSRQQMQGFSFDLELLYLAHKLGLSVVEVPVRWFDAPGSKVSSVRDSARFLRDIFAVRRLDQRGAYNRDAASVYTREA from the coding sequence ATGTCCTACACTGACTTTCAGATCTGGCGACAGACACCCGCCCCCACCGTCGAGCTCTCCATCGTCATTCCGACCTACAACGAATCCGAGCGGATTCTGCCCACGCTGGGGGCCATCGCGGTGGCTGTCGCGGGCATGGGGATTTCCTGGGAACTGATCGTGTCGGACGACGGCAGCCGCGACGGGACCGCCGATCTGGTCGAGCACCTGGGCTGGGAGAACCTGCGGGTGATCCGGCACCAGAACACCGGCAAAGGGGGCGCGGTCTGGCGTGGTGTGACGGCGGCACGTGCGCCCAGGGTGCTGTTTGCCGACGCCGACAACAGCACGCCCATCGAGGAACTGCCGCGCCTGCTCGCCAAACTCGATGCGGGCTTCGATGTCGCCGTCGGATCGCGGGCCGCCGCCGGAGCCAGTGTGGAAAACAAGAACATGCTCCGCAAACTGCTCTCCAGCGGGCTGCAACTCAGCACCCGCGTCCTCAGCGGCGTCACGGTTCAGGATACCCAGTGCGGCTTCAAACTGTTCGGGGCACGCGCCGTGAAGGAGCTCTTCTCGCGTCAGCAGATGCAGGGGTTCTCGTTCGACCTGGAACTGCTGTATCTGGCTCACAAGCTGGGCCTGAGCGTGGTCGAGGTGCCGGTGCGCTGGTTCGACGCGCCGGGCAGCAAGGTCAGTTCCGTGCGCGACTCGGCGCGGTTCCTGCGCGACATCTTCGCCGTGCGCCGCCTTGACCAGCGCGGCGCCTACAACCGTGACGCCGCCAGCGTCTACACCAGGGAGGCCTGA
- a CDS encoding nuclease-related domain-containing protein — MIAKDYAAPPTADRFQRAGNEAEKQMAFYLKRAFGDDPAVHIFHNLRFEDGQDAAQIDHLVLHRSGAIIIESKSVTSSVSINERDEWTRQWNGRWTGMPSPVLQAKRQAEFLRKQLGAHREELLGKALFGLVQKGFQAFVIDVVVAISDQGVIQHRGRLPEVRKADQVVDRVRELMREQAGLSSLTSRDPRSKDWGITLKPEELTRTSAYLRNAHRDQQSSKELERTPTPAHRLAEPLDRQAATEVYTAVGPVVAPRVATPKFAPATPAFTCSKCASERLEVVYGQYGYYFKCLACDGNTRIDLKCSTCSGKLRTRKSQRQFFAECRTCDTSKLYFTNPA, encoded by the coding sequence ATGATTGCCAAAGACTATGCCGCCCCACCGACCGCCGACCGTTTTCAGCGGGCGGGGAACGAGGCCGAGAAACAGATGGCCTTCTACCTGAAACGTGCCTTTGGTGACGACCCCGCTGTGCATATCTTTCACAATCTCCGCTTTGAAGACGGACAGGACGCCGCACAGATCGATCACTTGGTCCTGCACCGCAGCGGAGCCATCATCATTGAAAGCAAAAGCGTCACCTCGTCCGTCAGCATCAACGAGCGCGACGAATGGACACGCCAGTGGAACGGGCGCTGGACGGGTATGCCCTCCCCGGTACTGCAGGCCAAACGGCAGGCCGAATTTCTCCGCAAGCAGTTGGGCGCACACCGCGAGGAACTGCTGGGCAAGGCGCTGTTCGGGCTGGTACAGAAGGGCTTTCAGGCGTTCGTGATCGATGTCGTGGTGGCGATCAGCGACCAAGGTGTCATTCAGCACAGAGGTCGGCTGCCGGAGGTTCGCAAGGCCGATCAGGTGGTGGATCGGGTACGCGAACTGATGCGCGAGCAGGCCGGGTTATCCAGTCTGACCAGCAGAGACCCGCGTTCGAAAGATTGGGGCATCACGCTCAAGCCCGAAGAACTGACGCGCACGAGCGCTTACCTGCGAAACGCCCACCGCGATCAGCAGTCGAGCAAAGAACTGGAACGCACGCCCACACCTGCGCACCGCCTAGCAGAACCGTTGGATAGGCAGGCGGCAACCGAGGTGTATACCGCTGTCGGGCCAGTGGTCGCGCCTCGTGTTGCCACGCCGAAATTTGCACCCGCAACACCAGCTTTCACCTGCTCGAAGTGCGCCAGCGAACGGCTGGAAGTGGTGTATGGGCAGTACGGCTACTACTTCAAGTGTCTGGCCTGCGACGGCAACACCCGCATCGATCTGAAGTGCTCGACGTGCAGCGGCAAATTGCGAACACGCAAAAGTCAGCGCCAGTTCTTCGCGGAGTGCAGGACCTGCGACACATCCAAGCTCTACTTCACCAACCCGGCTTGA
- a CDS encoding transposase: MLLTPIPWASRIWVCPFLTALVPSQLYNEERGHQHQSLTDWARQMLRVVQRWCPGRPLIVVADSTYASIAWLHDLQQGHPITVITRLRLDAALYDPAPERQVGQLGRPRLKGDRLPTLASLMHDPKTCWERVHLKRWYGETHREVEIVSQNCGLVSQRPPTPSGALGPRP; this comes from the coding sequence ATGCTCCTGACGCCCATTCCCTGGGCCAGTCGCATCTGGGTGTGTCCATTCCTGACGGCACTGGTGCCGTCACAGCTGTACAACGAAGAACGTGGCCACCAGCATCAATCACTGACGGACTGGGCTCGGCAGATGCTCCGCGTCGTACAGCGCTGGTGTCCTGGACGGCCACTGATCGTGGTGGCGGACAGCACCTACGCCAGTATTGCCTGGCTCCATGACCTCCAGCAGGGCCATCCAATCACGGTCATCACCCGGCTTCGCCTCGATGCTGCGCTCTACGACCCAGCCCCAGAACGACAGGTCGGCCAGCTGGGCCGACCCCGACTGAAAGGCGATCGTCTGCCGACCCTGGCATCCCTGATGCACGATCCAAAGACGTGCTGGGAGCGTGTTCACTTGAAGCGTTGGTACGGTGAGACCCACCGGGAGGTCGAGATCGTTTCTCAGAACTGCGGTCTGGTATCACAACGGCCTCCCACCCCTTCCGGTGCGCTGGGTCCTCGTCCGTGA
- a CDS encoding ATP-binding protein has translation MPSQLFQNPPERLELNADTSQLAVLGTFVKDACQRLPRPGLPEVAVTELAANAIRHGGAAHLSIQVAEQEGGYLLTFEDDGAPFDPTLVSLLPAGELREGGYGLLIVRRSTGHLQYRRRDHWNSLDLYYAIGDSL, from the coding sequence ATGCCAAGCCAACTGTTTCAGAATCCGCCCGAGCGCCTTGAGCTGAACGCTGACACCTCGCAACTGGCCGTGCTCGGCACCTTCGTCAAAGACGCCTGCCAGCGCCTGCCGCGTCCGGGTCTGCCGGAAGTGGCCGTGACCGAACTGGCGGCCAACGCCATCCGGCACGGCGGCGCAGCGCACCTGAGCATTCAGGTTGCCGAGCAGGAAGGCGGCTACCTGCTGACCTTCGAGGACGACGGCGCACCCTTCGACCCGACGCTGGTTTCTCTGCTGCCCGCCGGGGAGCTGCGCGAGGGCGGCTATGGCCTGCTGATCGTTCGCCGCAGTACCGGCCACCTGCAGTACCGGCGGCGCGACCACTGGAACAGCCTCGACCTTTATTATGCGATAGGAGACTCTCTATGA
- a CDS encoding lactonase family protein — protein MNEAAATFFDVFVGSYTSPLPHAPHADGPGISRLRLDASTGGLSAPVLGANSVQPSFVALHPDGQTLYAVSERQHGELEAYRVQPDGILSPLGSQPTQGAFPAHVSVEPLGRYVLCVNYGSGVSVLAFPLGESGQMGPCAATAQHQGHGPDTLRQAGPHPHSVTASPDGRYVYVADLGTDEIVCYDLAPERLLHRLGQVRLPPGSGPRHLAFDAAGEWAFVSLELNAGVALLRRDPDTGEMQLLGTWPTSPPSSSGDIAPAAVLVSPDGDFVYVSNRGPDSVAVFHVNRSAQTLTLVQHVPAQGQTPRGAALSPDGAFLLVANQDSSSVTVFRRHPGDGTLESCGVFACPTPTCLCVLSR, from the coding sequence ATGAACGAAGCGGCTGCGACATTCTTCGACGTCTTCGTGGGCAGCTATACCAGCCCTCTGCCCCATGCGCCGCACGCCGATGGTCCGGGCATCTCGCGGCTTCGACTCGACGCCTCTACTGGCGGCCTGAGTGCGCCCGTGCTGGGAGCCAACAGCGTGCAGCCGTCATTTGTGGCGCTGCATCCGGACGGCCAGACGCTCTACGCCGTGAGCGAACGCCAGCACGGCGAGCTGGAAGCGTACCGCGTGCAGCCAGACGGAATCCTCAGCCCCCTCGGTTCACAGCCGACCCAGGGCGCTTTTCCCGCCCATGTCAGCGTGGAGCCGCTGGGACGGTATGTGCTGTGCGTCAATTACGGCAGCGGCGTCTCGGTCCTGGCGTTTCCGCTCGGTGAAAGTGGCCAGATGGGACCATGTGCCGCCACGGCGCAGCATCAGGGACACGGCCCGGATACGCTGCGTCAGGCTGGTCCTCATCCACACAGCGTCACGGCTTCCCCGGATGGCCGATACGTCTATGTCGCCGACCTTGGCACCGACGAGATCGTCTGCTATGACCTTGCACCGGAGCGTCTGCTGCACCGGCTGGGTCAGGTTCGGCTGCCACCGGGCAGCGGCCCCAGGCATCTGGCCTTCGATGCGGCGGGCGAGTGGGCCTTCGTATCGCTGGAACTGAATGCGGGCGTGGCCCTGCTGCGGCGCGACCCTGACACGGGTGAGATGCAGCTGCTCGGTACGTGGCCCACCTCTCCGCCCTCCTCGTCCGGCGACATCGCACCTGCCGCCGTGCTCGTCAGCCCCGACGGAGACTTCGTGTATGTCTCGAACCGTGGCCCTGACAGCGTGGCGGTCTTCCACGTGAACCGCTCGGCACAGACGCTGACCCTGGTGCAGCACGTCCCAGCGCAGGGTCAGACCCCACGCGGCGCGGCGCTGTCACCCGACGGGGCATTTCTGCTGGTCGCCAATCAGGACAGTTCCTCGGTGACGGTCTTTCGCCGCCATCCTGGAGACGGCACGCTGGAAAGCTGCGGCGTCTTCGCCTGCCCGACGCCCACCTGTCTCTGCGTCCTGTCACGCTGA